In Tsuneonella amylolytica, one genomic interval encodes:
- a CDS encoding efflux RND transporter periplasmic adaptor subunit — MDLNPADDRKRLIAIAGGIALLAGVGGIIIGRATDEPTAAGATAEEAEAGEEEGEEDHGPEGFVAVPLANLEAVGIRTERITAGSLGSEILAQATATAPPTGRSSLTARADGAITSIYKRLGDGVGAGETVALLESREAAAIIAERASATARAQATAAALNRERRLFDAKITARQDLEAAQAEAAQAQAELRRTQAAVTAAGVTSDGRHIAVRSLISGRITKMDAELGAFVSAGTELFEVANPRSVQIEAAVPWSDAQRIRPGDRAVIELGDGATLDAVVRSTTPSLDTESRAATVVLSPSGIPAGLTQGQAFRVRITPRGGATGNRIVIPEGAVQSVEGRDVVFVQVNGGFQATPVSAGQRSGGRIEILGGIKPGAVIATEGAFVLKSQLGASEAEH; from the coding sequence ATGGACCTCAATCCAGCTGATGATCGCAAAAGGCTCATCGCCATCGCCGGAGGCATCGCCTTGCTGGCGGGCGTTGGTGGAATAATTATCGGCCGTGCTACGGACGAGCCGACCGCAGCCGGTGCAACTGCCGAAGAAGCCGAGGCGGGCGAAGAAGAGGGCGAGGAGGATCACGGACCCGAAGGGTTTGTGGCCGTGCCGCTTGCAAATCTGGAAGCGGTCGGAATTCGGACCGAGCGTATTACTGCGGGCTCGCTTGGATCCGAAATCCTTGCCCAGGCGACCGCGACCGCTCCCCCGACCGGTCGCTCGTCCCTGACCGCTCGGGCGGACGGTGCGATCACGAGCATCTACAAGCGCCTCGGCGATGGAGTCGGTGCCGGTGAGACCGTCGCCTTGCTCGAGAGTCGCGAAGCGGCCGCGATCATCGCCGAGCGCGCTTCGGCCACAGCCCGCGCGCAGGCGACGGCCGCCGCGCTCAATCGTGAGCGGCGTCTGTTCGATGCCAAGATCACCGCTCGGCAGGATCTCGAGGCTGCCCAGGCCGAGGCTGCGCAGGCTCAGGCGGAGCTGCGCCGCACCCAGGCGGCGGTGACCGCGGCCGGGGTGACCTCAGACGGACGGCACATTGCCGTCCGCAGCCTGATCAGCGGCCGGATTACCAAGATGGATGCGGAGCTTGGCGCCTTTGTATCGGCCGGGACCGAGCTGTTCGAGGTCGCCAACCCGCGCAGCGTCCAGATCGAAGCGGCGGTGCCGTGGTCAGACGCTCAGCGCATCCGCCCAGGCGATCGGGCCGTGATCGAGCTGGGCGATGGGGCGACCCTGGATGCGGTGGTCCGATCGACCACACCCTCGCTCGACACCGAGAGCCGCGCCGCAACCGTGGTGCTGTCTCCGTCGGGCATTCCTGCCGGGCTGACCCAGGGCCAGGCATTTCGGGTCCGGATCACGCCGCGTGGTGGCGCGACTGGAAATCGCATCGTCATCCCGGAGGGTGCCGTCCAATCGGTGGAAGGCCGCGATGTCGTGTTCGTTCAGGTGAACGGCGGCTTCCAGGCAACCCCCGTGTCTGCGGGCCAACGCAGCGGTGGCCGCATCGAGATTCTCGGAGGCATCAAGCCGGGCGCCGTGATCGCCACTGAAGGCGCATTCGTTCTCAAGTCGCAGCTTGGCGCCAGCGAAGCCGAGCATTGA
- a CDS encoding TolC family protein, producing MPLLVPSNEPLPDNLTLEGALGAAEARSPAIVAARASVAAAQGRLRQAGFRDNPELSVEVENFLGTGELSGLQSTEVTVAVNQRLDLGGRRSARQAVGRAELAVSELRLLITRAELARSVRQQFATAVAARDRLRIAAENEQRSRELARIANILVEVGREPPLRALRAQAAASQAAAELRGAQAEEAASRRTLAALFGADTAPSSIAGDLREPLTAASLPVESLDVRLASAQLALAEASLQQQLAERRLDPAVGLGIRHVQELGDQALVAGFSMPLPIRNRNSGNIEAARAEIRAAEAERTSARVGASTRIANATANLSAADARVEALERGAIPEGREALRLAQLSYEAGKIELIELLDAQAALTSAETQLIEARLAQAEATAELARATAQ from the coding sequence TTGCCGCTGCTGGTGCCGAGCAACGAGCCGCTGCCTGACAACCTTACCCTTGAAGGTGCGTTGGGGGCGGCCGAGGCGCGATCACCGGCGATCGTAGCCGCCCGGGCATCTGTAGCGGCGGCACAGGGGAGGCTCCGCCAGGCGGGATTCAGAGACAACCCCGAACTCAGCGTCGAGGTTGAGAACTTTCTGGGCACTGGAGAATTGAGCGGGCTGCAAAGCACTGAAGTGACCGTAGCGGTCAATCAAAGGCTCGACTTGGGAGGCCGGAGATCCGCGCGCCAGGCCGTGGGACGCGCCGAGCTCGCGGTGAGCGAGCTCCGCTTGCTCATCACGCGCGCGGAACTGGCTCGATCTGTAAGGCAACAGTTTGCGACAGCGGTCGCGGCACGCGACAGGCTGCGAATCGCGGCCGAGAACGAGCAGAGATCGCGCGAGCTCGCACGGATCGCCAACATTCTGGTCGAAGTTGGCCGGGAGCCGCCGCTGCGTGCGCTGCGCGCGCAGGCCGCAGCCAGCCAAGCCGCGGCAGAGCTTCGCGGCGCGCAAGCCGAAGAAGCCGCGTCACGCCGCACGCTAGCAGCCCTGTTCGGTGCGGACACCGCACCAAGCTCGATTGCGGGCGATCTCCGCGAGCCACTGACAGCCGCAAGTTTGCCGGTCGAATCGCTGGATGTGCGGCTCGCCAGTGCCCAGCTCGCTTTGGCCGAGGCGAGTCTCCAGCAACAGCTTGCGGAGCGGCGGCTCGATCCCGCGGTTGGACTTGGCATCCGCCATGTCCAGGAGCTTGGCGATCAGGCGCTCGTCGCGGGCTTTTCGATGCCGCTGCCGATCAGGAATCGCAACAGCGGCAATATCGAGGCCGCTCGAGCCGAAATCCGCGCTGCGGAGGCTGAGCGGACCAGTGCGCGTGTTGGTGCCAGCACGCGTATCGCCAATGCGACAGCCAATCTCAGCGCAGCCGACGCTCGTGTCGAAGCGCTCGAACGCGGCGCCATCCCCGAAGGTCGTGAAGCACTGCGGCTGGCGCAGCTATCGTACGAGGCTGGCAAGATCGAACTGATCGAGCTGCTCGATGCCCAGGCCGCGCTGACAAGTGCCGAAACCCAACTGATCGAAGCTCGCCTGGCGCAGGCCGAAGCCACCGCGGAACTCGCGCGCGCTACGGCGCAGTAA
- a CDS encoding CBS domain-containing protein, translating into MEIRELMTKDPACCSPSDSVKEAASLMASNDCGQIPVIDADGGLVGVITDRDIACRCVAQGKSAETKVEEIMSSSPVTVTIDASVAECCKKMEENQVRRLPVVDDAGKCCGIVSQADIARHASEHETGDLVREVSEPTR; encoded by the coding sequence GTGGAAATTCGCGAACTGATGACGAAGGATCCGGCATGCTGCAGCCCGTCGGACAGTGTGAAGGAAGCCGCCTCGCTGATGGCAAGCAACGACTGCGGCCAAATTCCAGTGATCGACGCAGATGGTGGGTTGGTCGGCGTCATTACCGATCGCGACATCGCTTGCCGCTGCGTTGCCCAAGGCAAATCTGCCGAAACGAAGGTGGAGGAGATCATGTCATCTTCTCCCGTCACCGTGACCATCGATGCGAGCGTTGCTGAGTGCTGCAAAAAGATGGAAGAGAACCAAGTCCGTCGTCTCCCCGTCGTCGATGACGCCGGTAAGTGCTGTGGGATCGTGTCCCAAGCTGATATTGCGCGCCATGCTAGTGAGCATGAGACTGGCGATCTAGTACGTGAGGTGTCGGAGCCGACGCGTTAG
- a CDS encoding PepSY domain-containing protein has product MTIKSTWLRKIHKWVGLAIGLQFVIWAISGAAMALLDMEAVAGGPRPQATQAAVAGEATAWPGIVRELGSAEIEGLRLKTLLDRPVVEVRTARSTRMFDARTGIPVTIDAPAARAIAQSNHPNGARPGAAKLLTERSLPVRDHEPPIWQVDFADDDASTYYVSATTGAVLERRNDTWRWWDFFWMLHNMDYADRTSFNHPLIITAGVAMAWLAVTGFWLLFRTMWKHDLAWVRARRERISR; this is encoded by the coding sequence ATGACAATCAAGTCGACCTGGCTGCGGAAAATCCACAAGTGGGTCGGGCTGGCGATCGGCCTGCAGTTCGTGATCTGGGCAATCAGTGGCGCCGCGATGGCGCTGCTAGACATGGAGGCGGTTGCCGGAGGCCCCCGGCCTCAAGCGACCCAAGCGGCAGTCGCTGGCGAAGCGACCGCGTGGCCAGGGATCGTCCGCGAGTTGGGCAGCGCAGAAATCGAGGGTCTGCGGCTGAAGACTCTGCTTGATCGGCCGGTGGTCGAAGTGCGGACCGCGCGATCGACCCGGATGTTCGATGCCCGAACGGGAATTCCAGTGACGATCGATGCGCCCGCCGCCCGCGCCATTGCGCAGTCGAACCATCCCAACGGGGCGAGGCCCGGCGCGGCGAAGCTTCTTACCGAGCGATCGCTGCCGGTCAGGGACCACGAGCCGCCGATCTGGCAGGTCGATTTCGCCGACGACGACGCGAGCACATATTACGTGTCGGCCACCACGGGCGCCGTGCTCGAGCGGCGGAATGACACCTGGCGCTGGTGGGATTTCTTCTGGATGCTTCACAACATGGATTACGCCGACAGGACAAGCTTCAACCATCCGCTGATCATCACCGCCGGCGTCGCGATGGCGTGGCTGGCGGTGACGGGCTTTTGGCTGCTGTTCCGGACGATGTGGAAGCATGATCTCGCTTGGGTCCGCGCGCGCCGGGAGCGCATATCTCGGTGA
- a CDS encoding PepSY domain-containing protein translates to MRTHVIARKTHKWIGLFVGLQVVVWSLSGLYMTIVHIDTIHGDHLIRVASIPGVHANALRDPLALAAREKASSIRLAWVDERPIYVTEGPSGERAFGATSATRLDPPNEQAIRALASSYYTGSESIASVELFTDVPGEIRGRTPPLWRVEFDHWNSPTFYLSPVTGELLSRRHELWRVFDFVWMLHIMDYDERENVNNSLLRVFTWGAVLMALSGIWLLFHAFPKRKKKGRSTL, encoded by the coding sequence ATGCGAACCCACGTAATCGCCCGCAAGACGCATAAATGGATCGGGCTGTTCGTCGGCCTGCAGGTGGTCGTCTGGTCGCTTAGCGGCCTTTACATGACCATCGTCCATATCGATACGATCCACGGCGACCATCTCATTCGCGTGGCGTCCATTCCGGGCGTCCATGCGAACGCCTTGCGGGATCCGCTCGCGCTTGCCGCGCGGGAGAAAGCTTCCAGCATCAGGCTGGCCTGGGTTGATGAGCGCCCGATTTATGTCACCGAAGGGCCCTCGGGAGAGCGCGCCTTCGGGGCAACCTCGGCTACGCGGTTGGACCCGCCGAACGAGCAGGCAATCAGAGCCCTGGCTTCGTCGTACTACACCGGGTCCGAGTCCATCGCATCGGTCGAACTCTTTACGGATGTGCCCGGGGAAATCCGCGGACGAACGCCTCCGCTCTGGCGGGTGGAGTTCGATCATTGGAACAGTCCGACCTTCTATCTCTCACCGGTTACCGGCGAACTGCTGTCGCGCCGGCACGAACTGTGGCGCGTGTTCGACTTCGTGTGGATGCTCCACATCATGGATTATGACGAGCGCGAGAACGTCAACAACTCCCTTCTTCGCGTCTTCACGTGGGGCGCGGTACTGATGGCGCTTTCGGGCATCTGGTTGCTTTTCCATGCCTTTCCCAAGCGCAAGAAGAAGGGGCGCAGCACCCTATGA
- a CDS encoding DUF305 domain-containing protein, whose translation MTGIGALALLASLGACGSPEQPADDTAPANEMTMDGPYAKPEMAMDKAMKAAVGVNAADTWVKKMIAHHDGAIDMSRIVLGLQPTADVAKMAQMTIDNQGAEIEALKALARNGTADPESARLYEAAMTEMHSEMMGASGATPSETYLAKMLAHHRGAVAMSDIALANGASGAVRAQIVETRSEQLKEVGMVEAMLRGKPMAMQAQAKSETSAPAATAKPAAPKAADAKPAPAKAAAPKPSAEPAAEPDASPTCAPEHREAGHC comes from the coding sequence ATGACCGGAATTGGCGCGCTAGCGCTCCTTGCTTCACTCGGCGCCTGCGGAAGCCCTGAACAGCCTGCCGACGACACCGCGCCCGCCAACGAAATGACCATGGACGGCCCCTATGCCAAACCCGAGATGGCGATGGACAAGGCGATGAAGGCCGCGGTCGGCGTCAATGCCGCCGACACCTGGGTCAAGAAGATGATCGCGCACCACGACGGCGCGATCGACATGTCGCGGATTGTGCTCGGCCTCCAACCCACCGCCGATGTCGCGAAGATGGCGCAGATGACGATCGACAACCAGGGCGCCGAGATCGAAGCGCTCAAGGCGCTCGCCCGCAACGGCACCGCCGATCCGGAAAGCGCCAGGCTCTACGAAGCGGCAATGACCGAGATGCACAGCGAAATGATGGGGGCATCGGGCGCGACCCCTTCGGAGACCTATCTCGCCAAGATGCTCGCCCACCACCGCGGGGCCGTCGCGATGTCGGACATCGCACTCGCGAACGGCGCGAGCGGGGCCGTGCGCGCGCAGATCGTGGAGACCCGGTCAGAGCAGCTCAAGGAAGTGGGGATGGTCGAAGCCATGCTGCGCGGCAAGCCGATGGCCATGCAGGCGCAAGCCAAGAGCGAAACCTCTGCGCCGGCGGCTACCGCGAAACCTGCTGCTCCGAAGGCTGCCGATGCAAAGCCGGCCCCGGCCAAAGCGGCTGCGCCCAAGCCCTCGGCGGAACCTGCAGCGGAGCCCGACGCGTCGCCTACCTGCGCTCCCGAACATCGGGAAGCGGGCCACTGCTGA
- a CDS encoding DUF305 domain-containing protein — protein sequence MEDHAKCAHHEVGSKPYMMLAVNLGLSLLVMYVAMFAMIWSWGEFIQNVNFFYMALVMWAPMGAIMLATMGGMYRNRKLNAALYVAFAAIFVLSLVGIRQQSLVGDDQFLRSMIPHHSGAILMCEEAKLTDPEIRQLCGEIIQAQKDEISQMKRIMDRL from the coding sequence ATGGAAGACCACGCAAAGTGCGCGCATCACGAGGTGGGCTCGAAGCCCTACATGATGCTGGCCGTCAATCTCGGCCTGAGCCTGCTGGTGATGTATGTCGCCATGTTCGCCATGATCTGGAGCTGGGGCGAGTTCATCCAAAACGTGAACTTCTTTTACATGGCGCTGGTCATGTGGGCGCCAATGGGCGCGATCATGCTTGCGACAATGGGAGGTATGTATCGCAACCGGAAGCTCAACGCCGCGCTCTATGTAGCCTTTGCGGCGATCTTCGTCCTGTCGCTTGTCGGCATCCGGCAACAGAGCCTCGTCGGCGATGACCAGTTCCTGCGCTCGATGATTCCACACCACTCAGGTGCTATCCTGATGTGCGAGGAAGCCAAGCTCACCGACCCCGAGATACGCCAGCTCTGCGGCGAGATCATCCAGGCCCAGAAAGATGAGATTTCCCAGATGAAGCGCATCATGGACCGCCTCTGA
- a CDS encoding DUF2231 domain-containing protein produces MSMFIRRSHRLLARSVLAILAAIAVLSMPAAPVSAHKDHKAKQEAAQLEAQRAAAGGSAQSAPMAHDMAMPGHATAMAAMNEIDDPPKSVAARLLDWLGRFHPMLVHFPIAFIPAALFTAIVGRKRPGFAKPVQFLVVTAGVTAPFAMLSGWLSGGFELGLDDWMMQSHRWLGTGIGIGAFALGVFALRRPEQDRGSGMIVGLSILTAAILVQGWFGGALVHGVDHLNW; encoded by the coding sequence ATGAGCATGTTCATCCGACGATCGCATCGCTTGCTGGCGCGGTCGGTGCTGGCGATACTGGCAGCCATTGCCGTGCTGTCGATGCCAGCTGCGCCCGTCTCGGCGCACAAGGATCACAAGGCGAAGCAGGAGGCAGCGCAACTCGAGGCACAGCGCGCGGCTGCGGGTGGATCGGCGCAAAGTGCTCCCATGGCGCACGACATGGCGATGCCGGGTCATGCCACGGCCATGGCCGCCATGAACGAGATAGACGATCCGCCGAAGAGCGTCGCGGCGCGGCTGCTCGACTGGCTCGGCCGCTTCCATCCCATGCTGGTGCATTTTCCAATAGCCTTCATTCCGGCGGCGCTCTTCACCGCCATCGTCGGGCGCAAGCGGCCCGGCTTCGCGAAGCCCGTCCAGTTCCTGGTGGTGACCGCAGGAGTGACCGCTCCGTTCGCCATGCTGTCGGGCTGGCTGAGCGGCGGGTTCGAACTCGGCCTCGACGACTGGATGATGCAGAGCCACCGCTGGCTCGGGACCGGCATCGGGATCGGGGCGTTCGCCTTGGGTGTGTTCGCGCTCAGGCGCCCCGAGCAAGACCGCGGCTCCGGCATGATCGTCGGCCTGTCGATCCTGACAGCGGCGATCCTTGTGCAGGGGTGGTTCGGCGGTGCGCTAGTGCACGGCGTCGATCACCTGAACTGGTAA
- a CDS encoding YybH family protein produces the protein MLITTMIAALLALQAAPGHHPSKAGPTAPQTAPLGADESAVRDVLARYKSAIERLDASGTEALFTEDSAVFETGGVEGTYKEYLAHHLGPELAAFRAFAFSDYAVAVRIEGDLALATETYNYRIETESGEIAMRRGVATSVLTRTADGWKILVMHNSARKPKGT, from the coding sequence ATGTTGATAACGACCATGATCGCAGCCTTGCTGGCGCTCCAGGCGGCACCAGGGCACCATCCTTCAAAAGCGGGGCCGACGGCACCGCAAACCGCGCCGCTCGGCGCCGACGAGAGCGCCGTTCGCGACGTGCTGGCGCGCTACAAGTCCGCGATAGAGCGGCTGGACGCGAGCGGCACCGAAGCGCTCTTCACCGAGGATTCCGCGGTGTTCGAAACCGGCGGGGTCGAAGGCACCTACAAGGAGTATCTCGCGCATCATCTGGGGCCCGAGCTCGCGGCTTTCCGCGCGTTCGCGTTCTCCGACTACGCGGTCGCGGTGCGCATCGAAGGCGATCTCGCGCTCGCAACCGAGACCTACAATTACCGGATCGAGACGGAGAGCGGTGAGATCGCGATGCGCAGGGGCGTCGCCACGAGCGTGCTCACGAGAACGGCGGATGGCTGGAAGATCCTGGTCATGCACAATTCGGCGCGCAAGCCGAAGGGGACCTGA
- a CDS encoding copper resistance protein B, which translates to MAMGRHHLSLHHGGQNFSMVMLNIAEVKIKSGRDAYEWGGEAWYGGDINRLVVKTEGEGEFGAGVESAEVQALYSRAIGPYFDLQAGVRYDFEPDPSRVYATIGFEGLAPGFFDVEGALFLSDRGELLGRLEGYYDQRITQKLILQPRAELNFAAQSSEDIGVGAGLTDAEIGVRLRYDIAREFAPYVGVQYERAFGRTRDFLRDEGESAGGFSFLAGIRFWF; encoded by the coding sequence ATGGCCATGGGGCGTCACCATCTGTCGCTGCATCACGGCGGCCAGAACTTTTCGATGGTTATGCTCAACATCGCCGAGGTGAAGATCAAGAGCGGGCGGGACGCCTACGAATGGGGCGGCGAGGCCTGGTATGGCGGAGACATCAATCGGCTGGTGGTCAAAACCGAAGGTGAAGGCGAGTTCGGCGCCGGGGTGGAATCGGCTGAGGTCCAGGCGCTCTATAGCCGCGCCATTGGCCCTTACTTCGATCTTCAGGCCGGTGTCCGGTACGATTTCGAGCCAGACCCATCGCGCGTCTACGCCACGATCGGATTCGAGGGGCTGGCGCCGGGTTTCTTCGATGTCGAGGGCGCGCTGTTCCTGTCGGATCGGGGCGAACTGTTGGGCCGGCTCGAAGGCTACTACGACCAGCGCATCACCCAAAAGCTGATCCTGCAGCCGCGTGCCGAGCTCAATTTCGCGGCTCAGAGCAGCGAGGACATTGGTGTCGGCGCGGGTCTGACCGATGCAGAGATCGGCGTCCGGCTGCGCTACGACATCGCCCGCGAATTCGCTCCTTACGTGGGCGTCCAATACGAGCGGGCGTTCGGCAGGACGCGCGATTTCCTGCGTGATGAAGGCGAATCTGCCGGAGGCTTTAGCTTCCTGGCGGGCATTCGCTTCTGGTTCTGA
- a CDS encoding copper resistance system multicopper oxidase, translating to MNELVLGRRALLRAVAMSGAGFGLAQALPAWAQPLSKGLVRPLPTVGGNDIALTIGQVNVEVDGKVTRAVGINGTVPGPLIRLKEGQRVRLRVQNTLDEDSSIHWHGLLVPFEMDGVPGVSFPGIMPRSTFDYEFDLSHAGTYWYHSHSAYQEEDGVYGPIVIDPAGPDSVAYDREHVLVLSDHSPLAGATIYRKLKQMGGPYFNRQRMTLSGLLAGRDLTAKERWEWAQMRMDAADIADVTGSTYAFTINGFGPYDNWTGLFTPGERVRLRVINASAQTTFNIRIPGLPMTVVQADGLNVRPVTVDEFQIGTAETYDVVVTPGDRAYSFVSEASDRSGLGRATLAPREGMSAPVPPLRPRPLLTMKDMGMGDMDHSGMDHGAMGSGSSNPAKVRGVDPTAQQNASGELWKLTGWKETGAVVATAAAAGMAGMDHAAMGHGSAAASPAAAPMDHAAMGHTAPAAAGQAAAPMDHGSMGMRDFANAPQVDRNPGVQTISPMPVDRMGDPGTGLEDVGHRVLTYRDLMALERNPDVRAPSRQLDIHLTGNMERYMWSFDGVKMSEPAEPIPFRHNERVRVRLVNDTMMQHPIHLHGHFFELVTGHGAWSPRKHTVNVQPGGTATFDVTLDAQGDWAFHCHNLYHMTAGMMRVVTVRPDKGDA from the coding sequence ATGAATGAACTCGTCCTCGGACGGCGTGCGCTGCTGCGCGCCGTCGCTATGTCCGGCGCAGGCTTCGGCTTGGCGCAGGCTCTGCCCGCCTGGGCCCAGCCGCTCTCGAAAGGCCTCGTGCGCCCGTTGCCGACAGTCGGTGGCAACGACATTGCGCTTACCATCGGTCAGGTCAACGTCGAGGTGGACGGCAAGGTCACCCGCGCCGTCGGCATCAACGGCACCGTGCCGGGCCCGCTGATCCGCCTCAAGGAAGGCCAGCGGGTACGCCTGCGCGTGCAGAACACGCTCGATGAGGACAGCTCGATCCACTGGCACGGCCTTCTCGTGCCGTTCGAGATGGATGGCGTTCCCGGCGTCAGCTTCCCCGGCATCATGCCGCGCTCGACGTTCGACTACGAGTTCGATCTCAGCCACGCCGGTACCTACTGGTATCACAGCCACAGCGCCTATCAGGAAGAAGACGGCGTGTATGGCCCGATCGTGATCGATCCGGCGGGACCCGACTCGGTCGCCTACGACCGCGAGCATGTGCTGGTGCTGTCCGATCACAGCCCGCTCGCCGGCGCGACGATCTACCGCAAGCTCAAGCAGATGGGCGGGCCCTACTTCAACCGGCAGCGCATGACGCTGTCGGGACTGCTCGCAGGGCGCGACCTCACTGCGAAGGAGCGCTGGGAATGGGCGCAGATGCGGATGGACGCGGCCGACATCGCCGACGTCACCGGGTCAACCTACGCCTTCACCATCAACGGCTTCGGCCCCTACGACAATTGGACCGGCCTGTTCACGCCCGGCGAGCGAGTGCGTCTGCGCGTGATCAACGCGTCGGCGCAGACGACCTTCAACATCCGCATTCCCGGCCTGCCGATGACGGTCGTCCAGGCCGACGGTCTCAACGTGCGGCCGGTCACCGTGGACGAGTTCCAGATCGGCACCGCCGAGACCTACGACGTCGTCGTTACACCCGGGGACCGCGCCTACAGTTTTGTCAGCGAGGCGAGCGACCGGTCGGGCTTGGGCCGCGCGACCCTTGCGCCGCGCGAGGGCATGAGCGCGCCGGTTCCGCCGCTGCGCCCGCGCCCGCTCCTGACCATGAAGGACATGGGCATGGGCGACATGGACCATTCCGGGATGGATCATGGCGCGATGGGCAGTGGATCATCGAACCCGGCGAAGGTACGCGGCGTCGATCCGACTGCCCAACAGAACGCCTCCGGCGAGTTGTGGAAGCTGACCGGCTGGAAAGAGACAGGCGCCGTAGTTGCAACGGCAGCGGCGGCTGGCATGGCGGGTATGGATCACGCGGCGATGGGGCATGGCTCCGCTGCGGCATCTCCGGCGGCAGCACCCATGGACCACGCCGCGATGGGACACACGGCCCCGGCGGCCGCCGGCCAGGCAGCCGCTCCGATGGACCATGGCTCGATGGGCATGCGCGACTTCGCCAACGCGCCGCAGGTCGACAGGAACCCGGGCGTGCAGACGATCTCGCCGATGCCGGTGGATCGCATGGGCGATCCGGGGACGGGCCTCGAAGATGTCGGCCACCGTGTGCTGACCTATCGCGATCTCATGGCGCTCGAGCGCAATCCCGACGTGCGCGCGCCGTCCCGCCAGCTCGACATCCACCTCACCGGCAACATGGAACGCTACATGTGGTCGTTCGACGGGGTGAAGATGAGCGAGCCGGCCGAGCCGATCCCGTTCCGCCATAACGAACGCGTGCGCGTGCGACTGGTCAACGACACGATGATGCAGCACCCGATCCATCTGCACGGCCATTTCTTCGAGCTGGTGACGGGTCATGGCGCCTGGTCGCCGCGCAAGCACACGGTGAACGTGCAGCCGGGCGGGACGGCGACCTTCGACGTCACCCTCGATGCGCAGGGCGACTGGGCGTTCCACTGTCACAACCTCTACCACATGACCGCCGGGATGATGCGTGTCGTCACCGTGCGTCCCGACAAGGGAGACGCGTAA
- the cueR gene encoding Cu(I)-responsive transcriptional regulator, with translation MKIGEASSASGVSQRMIRHYEKVGLIPAAPRRDSGYRDYDRTDVHTLAFIGRARDLGFGIEEIRQLLGLWQDRSRASAEVKALALARAAELSSKSRQLDSMRRSLEHLAAECHGDQMPDCPILDDLESVG, from the coding sequence GTGAAGATCGGCGAAGCCTCCAGCGCGTCCGGCGTGAGCCAGCGGATGATCCGGCATTACGAGAAGGTGGGTTTGATCCCTGCTGCCCCAAGGAGAGATTCGGGATACCGGGACTATGATCGGACAGACGTTCACACGCTCGCCTTCATCGGGCGGGCCCGCGATCTTGGCTTCGGTATCGAGGAAATACGGCAGCTGCTGGGGCTCTGGCAGGATCGCAGCCGCGCCAGTGCCGAAGTCAAGGCACTTGCTCTCGCCCGTGCGGCCGAATTGAGTTCCAAGTCTCGGCAGTTGGATTCGATGCGCCGATCGCTGGAGCACCTGGCCGCCGAATGTCACGGCGATCAAATGCCCGATTGCCCCATCCTCGATGACCTTGAGTCCGTGGGATGA